One genomic window of Halovivax cerinus includes the following:
- the rqcH gene encoding ribosome rescue protein RqcH, which produces MDPKRELSSVDLAAVVGELSELEGAKVDKAYLYGDDLVRLKLRDFDRGRVELFIEVGETKRVHTVAQERVPDAPGRPPHFAKMLRNRLSGADFAGVSQYEFDRILEFVFDREDATTRLIVELFGEGNVAVTDDEYEVVDSLETIRLKSRTVAPGARYEFPESRVNPLTVSREAFDRQMDDSDTDVVRTLATQLNFGGLYAEELCTRAGVEKTMDIDDADEAEYERLYGAIERLSIDVRNGAFDPRLYLEREDEEGENGDDSGTDDEADATADTDDEDETEASGTPVDVTPFPLDEHQQAGLEPEAFDSFTEALDEYFYRLELAEEESAEPTSQRPDFEAEIAKQQRIIEQQEGAIEEFEREAAAERERAELLYANYGFVDEILTTVREARAEGTPWAEIEERFAAGAEQGIDAAEAVVGVDGANGRVTIDLDGERIPLDAEDGVEKNADRLYTEAKRIAEKKEGAQQAIENTREDLADVRERKAAWEAADGEGGADTGGDDSDEDDREIDWLSRSSIPIRENEPWFDRFRWVHTSDGFLVIGGRNADQNEELVSKYLEPGDRVFHTQAHGGPVTVLKATDPSESSRPDMEFPETSIEQAAQFAVSYASVWKDGRYAGDVYSVDADQVTKTPESGEYLEKGGFAIRGDRTYHRDTPVGVVVGIQCEPWTRVVGGPPAAIADRAVTTIEVEPGQFAQGDVAKRIYRELRERFADESFVRKIASPDQLQHFLPPGGSRIKDD; this is translated from the coding sequence ATGGATCCGAAGCGGGAACTCTCGAGCGTCGACCTCGCCGCCGTCGTCGGCGAGCTCTCCGAACTGGAGGGGGCGAAGGTCGACAAGGCCTACCTCTACGGCGACGACCTCGTGCGCCTCAAGCTGCGGGATTTCGATCGCGGACGGGTCGAACTCTTCATCGAGGTCGGCGAGACGAAGCGTGTCCACACGGTCGCCCAGGAGCGCGTGCCGGACGCGCCGGGTCGGCCGCCACACTTCGCGAAGATGCTCCGGAACCGGCTCTCCGGGGCCGACTTCGCCGGCGTCTCGCAGTACGAGTTCGATCGCATCCTCGAGTTCGTCTTCGACCGCGAGGACGCCACGACCCGACTCATCGTCGAGTTGTTCGGCGAGGGCAATGTGGCCGTCACCGACGACGAGTACGAGGTCGTGGACTCGCTCGAGACGATCCGACTGAAGTCGCGCACCGTCGCCCCCGGCGCTCGCTACGAATTCCCCGAGTCGCGGGTGAATCCGCTGACCGTCTCCCGTGAAGCCTTCGACCGGCAGATGGACGACTCCGATACGGACGTCGTCCGAACGCTCGCGACGCAGCTCAACTTCGGCGGCCTCTACGCCGAAGAGCTCTGTACGCGCGCCGGTGTCGAAAAGACGATGGACATCGACGACGCCGACGAGGCCGAATACGAGAGGCTCTACGGGGCGATCGAACGACTGTCGATCGACGTCAGGAACGGCGCGTTCGATCCGCGGCTCTATCTGGAACGCGAGGACGAAGAAGGCGAAAACGGGGACGACAGCGGGACTGACGACGAGGCTGACGCAACAGCGGACACTGACGACGAGGACGAGACCGAGGCGTCCGGTACGCCTGTCGACGTGACGCCGTTCCCGCTCGACGAACACCAGCAAGCGGGACTCGAACCCGAAGCGTTCGACTCCTTCACCGAGGCCCTCGACGAGTACTTCTACCGGCTGGAACTCGCCGAGGAGGAGTCAGCCGAGCCGACCAGCCAACGGCCCGACTTCGAGGCCGAGATCGCGAAGCAACAGCGCATCATCGAACAGCAGGAGGGTGCGATCGAGGAGTTCGAGCGCGAGGCCGCGGCCGAACGCGAGCGCGCCGAGTTGCTCTACGCGAACTACGGCTTCGTCGACGAGATCCTCACGACGGTCCGCGAGGCCAGAGCCGAGGGCACACCGTGGGCGGAGATCGAGGAACGATTCGCCGCCGGTGCCGAGCAGGGAATCGACGCGGCCGAGGCGGTCGTCGGCGTCGACGGCGCGAACGGCCGCGTGACGATCGATCTCGACGGCGAACGGATCCCGCTCGATGCCGAAGACGGCGTCGAGAAGAACGCCGATCGCCTCTACACCGAGGCGAAGCGAATCGCCGAGAAGAAGGAAGGCGCTCAGCAGGCGATCGAGAACACCCGCGAGGACCTCGCCGACGTCCGCGAACGCAAGGCCGCCTGGGAGGCCGCCGACGGCGAAGGTGGCGCCGATACCGGGGGCGACGACTCGGACGAAGACGACCGCGAGATCGACTGGCTCTCACGCTCGTCGATCCCGATCCGCGAGAACGAACCCTGGTTCGACCGCTTCCGGTGGGTCCACACCAGCGACGGCTTCCTCGTCATCGGCGGCCGGAACGCCGACCAGAACGAAGAGCTCGTGAGCAAGTATCTGGAACCCGGCGATCGCGTCTTCCACACGCAGGCCCACGGCGGGCCGGTGACGGTCCTGAAGGCCACGGATCCCAGCGAATCGTCCCGTCCCGACATGGAGTTCCCAGAGACGAGCATCGAGCAGGCCGCCCAGTTCGCCGTCTCCTACGCGTCGGTCTGGAAGGACGGTCGCTACGCCGGCGACGTCTACTCCGTCGACGCCGATCAGGTGACCAAGACGCCCGAGAGCGGCGAATATCTGGAGAAGGGCGGCTTCGCAATTCGGGGCGACCGGACCTACCATCGAGATACGCCGGTCGGCGTCGTCGTCGGCATCCAGTGTGAGCCCTGGACCCGCGTCGTCGGTGGACCGCCGGCCGCGATCGCAGACCGGGCGGTGACCACGATCGAGGTCGAACCCGGCCAGTTCGCCCAGGGCGACGTGGCAAAGCGGATCTACCGCGAATTGCGCGAACGCTTCGCCGACGAGTCGTTCGTCCGCAAGATCGCAAGCCCGGATCAACTTCAGCACTTCCTGCCGCCGGGCGGCAGTCGGATCAAAGACGATTGA
- a CDS encoding tRNA uridine(34) 5-carboxymethylaminomethyl modification radical SAM/GNAT enzyme Elp3, which translates to MSTETSDPTETEAFERVCETLVERILSGEIDREDVESAKLQACSEYSAPKVPKNAELLEYAPDEQRETLESVLQRKPVRTASGVSPVAIMTSPARCPHGKCLYCPGGPDSEFSSSQSYTGQEPAAARGVQNDYDPYGQVTLRLEQLRQIGHPVDKVELILMGGTMTARSHDYQEWFVKRALEAMNDYDVEKEPEPAEGVSFAQDPEEYEWRYIEDVIAENETNEIRNIGTTFETKPDWCDPEQIDRMLDLGGTKVEVGVQTTYERINREMHRGHGIQESIDANRRLRDAAFKVGFHMMPGQPGMSKEMCLEDFRELFANEDWKPDYLKIYPTLVVRGTATYDWWHRDEYDPLTNDEAADLVAEIKDMIPRYTRLQRVQRDIPADFIDAGVWKSNLRQLARQRMDEHGWSCDCIRCREVGMNDAEPQTVDLDVMTYEACGGTEHFISVEDFDQNLLIGFCRLRFPNDPVRPELDDAALVRELHVYGSEVSVGSEPQSDPESASGQGTQPNNAASDGGQHQHRGYGRRLMERAEDLAADAGFSKLSVISGIGAREYYREKLGYHQDGPYVSKRL; encoded by the coding sequence GTGAGTACCGAGACGTCCGATCCGACCGAGACGGAGGCGTTCGAGCGGGTCTGTGAGACGCTGGTCGAACGGATTCTCTCGGGGGAGATCGACCGAGAGGACGTCGAATCGGCGAAGTTGCAGGCGTGCTCCGAGTACTCCGCGCCGAAGGTGCCGAAGAACGCGGAACTGCTGGAGTACGCCCCGGACGAGCAGCGTGAGACGCTCGAATCGGTCCTGCAACGAAAGCCGGTCAGGACGGCCTCGGGCGTCTCGCCCGTCGCGATCATGACCTCGCCCGCGCGCTGTCCGCACGGAAAGTGTCTGTACTGTCCGGGCGGCCCGGACTCGGAGTTCTCCTCCTCGCAGAGCTACACCGGCCAGGAGCCGGCGGCCGCGCGCGGGGTCCAGAACGATTACGATCCGTACGGCCAGGTTACGCTCCGCTTAGAGCAGTTACGCCAGATAGGACACCCGGTCGACAAGGTGGAACTCATCCTCATGGGCGGGACGATGACCGCGCGCAGTCACGACTACCAGGAGTGGTTCGTCAAGCGGGCGTTAGAGGCGATGAACGACTACGACGTCGAGAAAGAGCCCGAGCCCGCCGAGGGCGTGAGCTTCGCGCAGGATCCCGAGGAGTACGAGTGGCGATACATAGAAGACGTGATCGCCGAAAACGAGACGAACGAGATCCGTAACATCGGGACCACGTTCGAGACCAAGCCCGACTGGTGCGACCCGGAACAGATCGATCGCATGCTCGATCTCGGGGGGACGAAGGTCGAGGTGGGCGTCCAGACCACATACGAGCGTATCAACCGCGAGATGCACCGCGGCCACGGCATCCAGGAGTCGATCGACGCCAACCGCCGCCTGCGCGACGCGGCGTTCAAGGTCGGGTTCCACATGATGCCCGGCCAGCCGGGGATGAGCAAAGAGATGTGTCTCGAGGACTTCCGCGAACTCTTCGCGAACGAGGACTGGAAGCCCGATTACTTGAAGATCTACCCGACGCTCGTCGTCCGCGGCACCGCCACCTACGACTGGTGGCACCGAGACGAGTACGATCCCCTGACGAACGACGAGGCGGCCGACCTGGTCGCCGAGATCAAGGACATGATCCCGCGCTACACGCGCCTCCAGCGCGTCCAGCGGGACATCCCCGCGGACTTCATCGACGCCGGCGTCTGGAAGTCGAACCTGCGCCAGCTCGCCAGACAGCGCATGGACGAACACGGCTGGTCCTGTGACTGTATTCGCTGTCGCGAAGTAGGGATGAACGACGCGGAACCCCAAACCGTCGACCTGGACGTGATGACCTACGAGGCCTGCGGCGGCACGGAGCACTTCATCTCCGTCGAGGACTTCGACCAGAACCTCCTGATCGGCTTCTGTCGGCTCCGTTTCCCGAACGACCCCGTCCGCCCCGAGCTCGACGACGCCGCGCTGGTTCGCGAACTCCACGTCTACGGCAGTGAGGTGAGCGTCGGGAGCGAGCCGCAAAGTGACCCGGAATCCGCGAGCGGACAGGGCACGCAGCCAAACAACGCCGCCAGCGACGGCGGTCAGCACCAGCACCGCGGCTACGGCCGTCGACTGATGGAGCGAGCCGAGGACCTCGCCGCCGACGCCGGGTTTTCCAAGCTCTCGGTCATCTCGGGTATCGGCGCCCGCGAGTACTACCGCGAGAAACTCGGGTACCACCAGGACGGCCCCTACGTGAGTAAGCGGCTCTAG
- a CDS encoding DHH family phosphoesterase has protein sequence MGTCIICDTPVDGEVCEVHEEDVCFVFRGDDPSQLTPNRYYRGTVDGYADFGVFVDIGPRVTGLLHRSELDSRLESLEWEPGDTVFVQVLSVRDNGNVDLGWSIRESADEFRGTIVDDPETGERLPDEEETASTETDETPTETDEPTSEDDRSARTEDSAGVDASAAEHTDTPASATSTSGNASAGGQDGGTVAAGSGSAVAVADEEPHDRASDDADATLARTTIDSLEDKLGTIVRLEGEIASVRQTSGPTVFELKDETGIVECAAFEEAGVRAYPDVDVDDVVSLEGEVERHNGDLQIETEALTVRTDDDAAAVRSRLDAAIEDQARPASVEPFGDLEAIAAVETELGDAATAIRRAVMESQPVVVRHSDTADGYAAAAGLEHAILPLVRDKHTRDDAVYHYVERRPLDGSRYEMNDATGDVTSLLDAKERHDEQVPLVVVVDAGSTEASREAYELLDRYGTEHLVVDAGRADDLSDVVTTTVTPSTHDVSVEDCTTTALASTLASAVNPDVRDEVAHLPALSYWESPPQSFVDLAADAGYDETALEDRRNAVALEAHYQSYNGKRELIADLLFDTDGDLATHVSGQFRDKLETELETARENAGVRGTNGVTITVLDTAKYTHRFDFPPTGLLLDELHRRERGRTDPPFVTLGVDETELHVRATESVDVRDLGETIADALPNAGVHVVGGADGHVEFLKGERAAVHEAAVDALGELLG, from the coding sequence ATGGGTACCTGCATCATCTGCGACACGCCTGTCGACGGCGAAGTTTGCGAGGTCCACGAAGAGGACGTCTGTTTCGTCTTCCGTGGCGACGACCCCTCGCAACTGACCCCCAACCGGTACTACCGGGGGACCGTCGACGGGTACGCCGACTTCGGCGTCTTCGTCGATATCGGCCCCCGTGTCACCGGCCTGTTGCACCGTAGCGAACTGGATAGCCGACTCGAAAGCCTCGAGTGGGAACCCGGCGACACCGTCTTCGTCCAGGTCCTCTCGGTCCGCGACAACGGCAACGTGGACCTCGGCTGGTCCATCCGCGAATCGGCAGACGAGTTCCGCGGAACGATCGTCGACGATCCCGAAACGGGCGAGCGACTTCCCGACGAGGAAGAGACGGCGTCGACCGAGACGGACGAGACGCCGACCGAGACGGACGAACCGACGAGCGAGGACGATCGGAGCGCCCGAACCGAAGACAGCGCTGGGGTCGACGCTAGCGCCGCCGAACACACCGACACTCCCGCGAGTGCGACGAGTACCTCCGGGAACGCCTCCGCGGGCGGACAGGACGGCGGGACCGTCGCCGCCGGCAGTGGAAGCGCGGTGGCCGTCGCCGACGAAGAGCCCCACGATCGGGCGTCCGACGACGCCGACGCCACGCTCGCGCGGACGACGATCGATTCACTCGAGGACAAACTCGGGACGATCGTCCGACTCGAAGGCGAGATCGCGAGCGTCCGCCAGACGAGTGGCCCGACCGTCTTCGAACTGAAAGACGAGACGGGCATCGTCGAGTGTGCCGCGTTCGAAGAGGCGGGCGTTCGCGCCTATCCCGACGTCGACGTCGACGACGTCGTCTCGCTCGAAGGCGAGGTCGAACGACACAACGGCGACCTCCAGATCGAAACCGAAGCGCTGACCGTCCGGACGGACGACGACGCGGCCGCGGTTCGATCGCGACTCGATGCGGCGATCGAGGACCAGGCGAGACCGGCGTCGGTCGAGCCGTTCGGCGACCTCGAGGCGATCGCCGCCGTCGAAACCGAACTCGGAGACGCGGCGACGGCGATCCGGCGGGCCGTAATGGAGAGTCAGCCGGTCGTCGTCCGCCACAGCGACACGGCCGACGGCTACGCGGCTGCCGCAGGACTGGAACACGCGATCCTTCCGCTCGTTCGAGACAAACACACCCGAGACGACGCCGTCTACCACTACGTCGAGCGCCGCCCGCTCGACGGCTCTCGCTACGAGATGAACGACGCGACGGGTGACGTCACGTCGTTGCTCGACGCGAAGGAGCGCCACGACGAACAGGTGCCGCTGGTCGTCGTCGTCGACGCCGGGAGCACGGAGGCCTCCCGAGAAGCCTACGAACTGCTCGATCGGTACGGAACCGAGCACCTCGTCGTCGACGCGGGCCGCGCCGACGACCTGTCCGACGTCGTCACGACGACGGTCACGCCGTCGACCCACGACGTCTCGGTCGAAGACTGTACGACCACGGCGCTCGCGAGCACGCTCGCGTCGGCCGTCAACCCCGACGTCCGCGACGAGGTCGCCCACCTCCCCGCCCTCAGTTACTGGGAGTCGCCGCCCCAGTCGTTCGTCGACCTCGCGGCCGACGCCGGCTACGACGAGACGGCGCTCGAAGACCGACGGAACGCCGTCGCCCTCGAGGCACACTACCAGTCGTACAACGGCAAACGCGAACTGATCGCCGACCTGCTGTTCGACACGGACGGGGATCTCGCTACCCACGTCTCCGGCCAGTTCCGCGACAAGCTCGAGACCGAACTCGAGACCGCTCGCGAGAACGCCGGCGTGCGCGGGACGAACGGCGTCACGATCACCGTCCTCGACACGGCCAAGTACACCCATCGGTTCGACTTCCCACCGACGGGGCTCCTCCTCGACGAACTCCACCGGCGCGAACGCGGACGGACGGACCCGCCGTTCGTCACGCTCGGTGTCGACGAGACCGAACTGCACGTTCGCGCGACCGAGTCCGTCGACGTTCGTGACCTCGGCGAGACCATCGCCGACGCGCTCCCGAACGCCGGCGTCCACGTCGTCGGCGGCGCTGATGGCCACGTCGAGTTCCTGAAGGGTGAACGAGCGGCCGTCCACGAGGCCGCCGTCGACGCACTCGGCGAACTGCTCGGGTAG
- a CDS encoding metal-dependent hydrolase, protein MELTWHGHSTWSVTVGETSLLIDPFFDNPKTSLEPGDVTDPDYVLLTHGHADHIADAGAFADATLVATPELVSYCKDEFGYEDAVGGMGMNLGGTVECGDAFVTMHRADHTNGIMTDYASSAGMPAGFLISDEDPTADGATTFYHTGDTSLFSELRDVVAPYLDPDAVAVPIGDHFTMGPSQAAVAVDWLDVDYAFPQHYDTFPPIEQNPDEFETEVRATGSDASVVVMEGDESFDLS, encoded by the coding sequence ATGGAACTCACCTGGCACGGCCACTCGACGTGGTCCGTAACCGTTGGCGAAACGTCGCTGCTGATCGATCCGTTCTTCGACAATCCGAAGACATCGCTGGAACCGGGGGACGTAACGGACCCGGATTACGTCCTGTTGACGCACGGTCACGCAGATCACATCGCCGACGCGGGCGCGTTCGCCGACGCGACGCTGGTCGCGACACCCGAACTCGTCTCGTACTGCAAGGACGAGTTCGGCTACGAGGACGCCGTCGGTGGAATGGGGATGAATCTGGGCGGAACCGTCGAGTGTGGCGATGCGTTCGTCACGATGCACCGTGCCGACCACACGAACGGCATCATGACCGACTACGCCTCGAGCGCAGGGATGCCCGCAGGCTTTCTGATCAGCGACGAGGATCCGACTGCCGACGGAGCGACGACGTTCTACCACACGGGCGATACGAGTCTGTTCAGCGAGCTTCGGGACGTTGTGGCTCCGTACCTCGACCCGGACGCGGTCGCCGTCCCGATCGGGGATCACTTCACGATGGGCCCCTCGCAGGCTGCAGTCGCCGTCGACTGGCTCGACGTCGACTACGCCTTCCCGCAACACTACGATACGTTCCCGCCGATCGAGCAGAACCCGGACGAGTTCGAGACGGAAGTGCGAGCGACCGGGAGCGACGCGTCCGTTGTCGTCATGGAAGGAGACGAGTCGTTCGATCTCTCCTGA
- a CDS encoding OsmC family protein, whose amino-acid sequence MSKNVTTVSDEGYASTNDTGDFEWTVDATAEEAPDTLEALLGAYASCYVPALRVAGEQRDAGDLGRIRIDATGDLNDDDKLASISFDIDVEPDLDEETAAAVIERANELCKVHDALKPQLHAEMNL is encoded by the coding sequence ATGTCAAAGAACGTGACCACGGTTTCCGACGAGGGGTACGCCTCGACGAACGACACCGGCGACTTCGAGTGGACGGTCGACGCGACCGCGGAGGAGGCGCCCGACACCCTCGAAGCGCTGCTCGGCGCGTACGCGTCCTGTTACGTTCCGGCCCTCCGCGTCGCCGGCGAACAGCGTGACGCGGGCGACCTCGGACGTATCCGTATCGACGCGACGGGTGACCTCAACGACGACGACAAACTGGCGTCGATCTCGTTCGATATCGACGTCGAACCCGACCTCGACGAGGAGACGGCGGCTGCCGTCATCGAGCGTGCGAACGAACTGTGCAAGGTTCACGACGCCCTGAAGCCACAGCTGCACGCGGAGATGAACCTGTAA
- a CDS encoding S-layer protein — protein sequence MVRQTSTRRQFTTGLAAIGSLALAGCLDGDSEDESPADDSSGDLSDWEPTDRYTVTMHFENEAGEPISSGIEGTAEPEDGSKAAYTITSTGIEEGTLSDKLGEGEYTITVTSTDGSFDDVEKDVTVEGETDVTFVLDGAQPAE from the coding sequence ATGGTTCGACAAACCTCCACGCGACGGCAGTTCACGACAGGACTCGCTGCAATTGGTTCACTCGCACTCGCCGGGTGTCTCGACGGGGACTCGGAAGACGAGTCGCCAGCGGACGATTCGAGCGGTGACCTCTCGGACTGGGAACCGACCGACCGGTACACGGTCACGATGCACTTCGAGAACGAAGCTGGCGAGCCGATCTCGTCGGGCATCGAGGGGACGGCCGAACCGGAGGACGGAAGCAAGGCGGCCTACACCATCACGTCGACCGGGATCGAAGAGGGAACGCTAAGCGACAAGCTGGGCGAAGGCGAGTACACGATCACCGTCACGAGCACCGACGGGAGCTTCGACGACGTCGAGAAGGACGTCACGGTCGAGGGCGAGACGGACGTCACGTTCGTCCTCGACGGTGCACAGCCGGCCGAATAA
- a CDS encoding DUF5799 family protein, with product MTESWTDRIVGERMALDREFSNRIADSRFTNQEWSLIMTATTFEIEGADDPESARLVANTEQVEHVLPEFESLRTQSAGLGGAGGESGRSGLIDSIKSAVGMGDDGVSEEERQAADALAQEYAGALQSKLESNGRWNEILELAAST from the coding sequence ATGACTGAATCGTGGACCGATCGCATCGTCGGCGAACGTATGGCGCTCGATCGCGAATTTTCGAATCGGATAGCCGACTCACGCTTTACGAATCAGGAGTGGTCGTTGATCATGACTGCGACGACGTTCGAGATCGAGGGGGCGGACGACCCGGAGTCCGCGCGACTCGTCGCGAACACCGAACAGGTCGAACACGTCCTCCCGGAGTTCGAGTCTCTCCGGACGCAATCAGCGGGTCTCGGCGGTGCGGGCGGCGAGTCCGGCCGCTCGGGGTTGATCGATTCGATCAAGTCGGCGGTCGGCATGGGTGACGACGGCGTCTCCGAGGAAGAGCGCCAGGCTGCGGATGCACTCGCACAGGAGTACGCTGGCGCACTCCAGTCGAAACTCGAATCGAACGGCCGGTGGAACGAAATTCTCGAACTCGCCGCCTCCACGTGA
- a CDS encoding DUF7545 family protein, with translation MVEQADTTTFSIESEAGDVDDVTIPTGLVSLLAEGEQSSAETVGDITLLSFASRAHHLVHHGEDADEDLVAQEELAMELFEERFGVSYAEATGHHH, from the coding sequence ATGGTCGAACAGGCAGATACCACGACGTTCAGCATCGAATCGGAAGCCGGCGACGTCGACGACGTGACGATCCCGACTGGACTCGTCTCGCTCCTCGCCGAAGGCGAGCAGTCATCTGCTGAGACGGTCGGCGACATCACCCTGCTCTCGTTCGCGAGTCGCGCGCATCACCTCGTACACCACGGTGAAGACGCAGACGAAGACCTCGTCGCACAGGAGGAACTCGCCATGGAACTGTTCGAGGAACGGTTCGGCGTCAGTTATGCCGAAGCGACCGGTCACCACCACTAG
- a CDS encoding biotin transporter BioY, whose protein sequence is MSTDHRFDSVELVPASIVRPFARAAVFAALTGVAAIAELQTPLSPAPVTLQVLFVFLAGLYLGPVWGSISMLLYLAAGAVGAPVYSGGDAGLGILFGNTGGFLLSYPVAAFVIGVPVHGRAGLGLGSGWPWRPGERNDFFDRVIVRDPADAPLPVLVFALAVGALVVYAFGAAYVTILLDLSPATATVQYVVPFLPVEFLKLIAALLVVRAGPIDLT, encoded by the coding sequence ATGTCGACCGATCACCGATTCGACTCCGTCGAGCTCGTCCCGGCGTCGATCGTCAGGCCGTTCGCTCGCGCGGCAGTCTTCGCAGCGCTGACCGGTGTCGCCGCGATCGCGGAACTACAGACGCCGCTCTCGCCGGCGCCGGTCACGCTGCAGGTCCTGTTCGTCTTCCTGGCAGGCCTCTACCTCGGGCCCGTCTGGGGATCGATCTCGATGCTCCTGTACCTCGCCGCGGGCGCCGTCGGCGCCCCGGTCTACTCGGGCGGAGATGCCGGCCTCGGCATCCTGTTCGGAAACACGGGCGGGTTCCTCCTCTCGTACCCCGTCGCCGCGTTCGTCATCGGAGTCCCGGTTCACGGTCGGGCGGGTCTCGGTCTCGGCTCCGGGTGGCCCTGGCGTCCGGGCGAGAGGAACGATTTCTTCGATCGGGTAATCGTTCGCGATCCGGCCGACGCTCCGCTCCCGGTACTCGTCTTCGCACTCGCTGTCGGCGCGCTCGTCGTCTACGCGTTCGGAGCCGCCTACGTCACGATCCTCCTCGACCTCTCGCCGGCCACGGCGACGGTCCAGTACGTCGTGCCGTTCCTCCCGGTCGAGTTCCTCAAACTGATCGCCGCACTGTTGGTCGTCAGAGCCGGACCCATCGATCTCACGTGA
- a CDS encoding energy-coupling factor ABC transporter ATP-binding protein: MIAFDTVTYAYGDTTVLADVSLTIDDGAFAVLVGPNGSGKSTLLRLTNGLLVPDSGTVSVDGRIVSENLVAARTAVGMVFQHPRDQFVAATVGADVAFGPENLGLDRREIDDRVDRALAAVNMEGRTTDRIDALSGGEQARVAIAGALAMEPTHLVLDEPFTGLDDPARRSVRDQLRTLSRDGTSIVVSTHTPRLVSDQADHFVALEDGRVRLVDEFDSGLKTPADDPQDSRVQEG, translated from the coding sequence ATGATAGCGTTCGATACCGTCACGTACGCCTACGGCGATACAACCGTGCTCGCGGACGTCTCGTTGACGATCGACGACGGGGCGTTCGCCGTCCTGGTCGGTCCGAACGGGAGCGGCAAGTCGACCCTCTTGCGTCTCACCAACGGGTTACTCGTCCCCGATTCCGGGACTGTCAGCGTCGACGGCCGCATCGTCTCCGAGAACCTCGTCGCAGCGCGAACGGCCGTGGGGATGGTGTTCCAGCACCCTCGCGACCAGTTCGTCGCGGCGACTGTCGGGGCGGACGTCGCGTTCGGCCCCGAGAACCTTGGTCTCGACCGCCGCGAGATAGACGACCGTGTCGACCGTGCGCTCGCGGCCGTGAACATGGAGGGCCGGACGACCGACCGTATCGACGCCCTCTCGGGTGGTGAACAGGCGCGCGTTGCGATCGCGGGCGCGCTCGCGATGGAGCCGACCCACCTGGTCCTCGACGAGCCGTTCACCGGTCTCGACGACCCCGCTCGGCGGTCCGTTCGCGATCAGCTTCGAACCCTCTCGCGAGACGGGACGAGCATCGTCGTCTCGACGCACACGCCGCGGCTGGTGTCCGACCAGGCCGATCACTTCGTCGCCCTCGAGGACGGCCGAGTTCGGCTGGTCGACGAGTTCGACAGCGGGCTGAAAACGCCGGCGGACGACCCGCAGGACTCCCGCGTCCAGGAGGGCTGA